The genomic stretch ATCAGCCCACGGCTCCGGACCGGCGCTCAAGCAGCTCTGCGGCCACCCGGGAGGCGGCGCGTGAAGCCGTCTGGAAGTCGGCCTGCCCAGTGGCCTCGGCAAGCCCGGCGACGTAGCCGATGAGGTAGGTGGTCACCGGCGCCGCGGGACGGACCACGGTGTGCGCGGCCTGTCCGGCGAGTGCCAGGACCGCATCGATGTCGATCTCGATCCCGTCCACCTCAAGATGATGGGCGAGTTCCTTGACCCAGAGCTCGATGGGCTCGTGCGGGTGGGTCGATTCAGCGGTCATCTCGGCTCCTTCATTGACTGGCTCAAGAGTCTCACAGTCGGGTTGGTCGGGGCAGCTGGACTGGTCAGGGCAGCCGGACTGGTCAGGGCAGCCGGATGCCGAGTCGCTGGGCGTCCGCAAGGGTGTCCACATCTGTGCAAAGTCCGTCCGGGATCACGGGCTGCCGCAGCCGGGCTGCCTCCTGAAGCCCGTGGAGCAGCCAGCGCAGCGGCTGGTTCTCGGCCTGGGCCGGGGTCAGCTGCTCCACCCGGCGCAGCAGCCAGCCTGTGGGGACCGCCGCGCTGAGATACTGCCGGCGTCCGGTGGCGTCACAGGGGAGCACCGCGACCGACTCTGGACCCGGATCGTCATCGGGCACCTGCGGGAGCGGTGGGAGCTGGTGCAGCAGCCAGTCCAGCAGCGCGGCGGGTTCGGTGAGGTCCACGGCGAGCAGCAGGGTCCAGCCGGGCAGGTCGGCAGGGTCGACGTCGGGACCGGGAGCGAGGCCGCTGCGTCGCAGTTCACCAGCACCAGAGAGGACGGCGGCAGCTGGTCCGGAGTAGGCGGGCTGCTCTTGGACCAGCGGGACCGCGGCGCCGATCACCCCTCGCAGCGACGCCGGGCCCACCACGACGGTGCCGATGCCGCGGCTCTCCAACGCCTGGAGCCAGCGCTGGATCTGAGACTGCCCGTCGCTGCGCAGCAGCGACTTCTCCACTCCTCCCAGGCGGCTTCCCCTCCCTCCGGCGAGCAGGATCGCAGAGACCGAGGACGCGCGGGGGCGCCCGGTTCCGGACGGGGGGTCAGTGCGTTGCACGATGGGCCAGGAAGGGCATCCAGACCTCGCGCGGCGCCTCGAGCTCCACCGGCATCCAGACATGGTGCAGCGGCGCCGCCGGCGTGATGCTCAACATCCAGCCGAGCTCGTCGAGGGTCTTGCTGCCTTTGCGCGCATTGCAGGCTCCGCAGCAGGCCACCAGGTTCTCCCAGCTGGAGTCGCCTCCGCGGGCCCGCGGAATCACATGGTCCACGGTGGCGGCGGGGCGCTGGCAATAGGTGCACGTGCGGCCGTCGCGGCGCAGGATGCTGCGTCGCGAGGGGGCGGCCGGGCGCCGTCGTGCGACCCTGACGTAGTGATGGAGCAGGATCACCGCCGGGCGCGGGACCATCGCCGTGGGCGTGGCGATCGGAGTGAGGTCCTCAGCGAGCACGCTGGCCTTGCCGTGCATCACCAGCACGGCGGCGCGGCGTGAGGTGACCACGCTCAGCGGCTCATAGCCTGCGTTGAGCACCAGTGTGCGCATATCGGGGCTCCCGTGCGTTCACCCCTGCTCGTCGAGCTGCCGATGCATGCGCCTCAGGGCGCTTCTCGGCGCGGTCCTCACAGGGTTCCACAGCGTTCTGCTCTGCCTGTACAGGCTCAATATAGACGGTGCGCTCGATGATGCCCACTTGATGACATCGCATCT from Nesterenkonia sandarakina encodes the following:
- a CDS encoding DUF6457 domain-containing protein, which produces MTAESTHPHEPIELWVKELAHHLEVDGIEIDIDAVLALAGQAAHTVVRPAAPVTTYLIGYVAGLAEATGQADFQTASRAASRVAAELLERRSGAVG
- the mobA gene encoding NTP transferase domain-containing protein, which codes for MQRTDPPSGTGRPRASSVSAILLAGGRGSRLGGVEKSLLRSDGQSQIQRWLQALESRGIGTVVVGPASLRGVIGAAVPLVQEQPAYSGPAAAVLSGAGELRRSGLAPGPDVDPADLPGWTLLLAVDLTEPAALLDWLLHQLPPLPQVPDDDPGPESVAVLPCDATGRRQYLSAAVPTGWLLRRVEQLTPAQAENQPLRWLLHGLQEAARLRQPVIPDGLCTDVDTLADAQRLGIRLP
- a CDS encoding HNH endonuclease, with protein sequence MRTLVLNAGYEPLSVVTSRRAAVLVMHGKASVLAEDLTPIATPTAMVPRPAVILLHHYVRVARRRPAAPSRRSILRRDGRTCTYCQRPAATVDHVIPRARGGDSSWENLVACCGACNARKGSKTLDELGWMLSITPAAPLHHVWMPVELEAPREVWMPFLAHRATH